The following proteins are encoded in a genomic region of Gimesia algae:
- the purM gene encoding phosphoribosylformylglycinamidine cyclo-ligase has protein sequence MTKATYKDAGVDLDLYQKAMSSIHPLLGKTHLAQKARVMDLPGGFAGLFRLNNPEPGPAGRKYEDPVLVSGTDGVGTKIKVAIEAETYNTIGIDLVAMCVNDCLCLGAEPLFFLDYIALGKDDPERLVELMEGVSKGCVLSKSALLGGETAIMPDLYGDGDFDMAGFSVGVVERNQVLDGHAIQAGDVVLGLESSGFHSNGYSLIRKVVFEMAGLRINDPIEELNQRTVASVLLEPTRIYAAAISSVVRSYPDQIVISGMAHITGGGLVENIERILPANRRIEIKKSTWEVPPAFSWLQSLGNIDEEEMFRVFNMGIGMVAIVRADQAKAVREKLHASHCPTHILGKVAQGEKQVTLV, from the coding sequence ATGACAAAAGCAACCTATAAAGATGCCGGTGTTGACCTGGATCTCTATCAGAAAGCAATGTCTTCCATTCATCCACTGCTGGGAAAAACCCATCTGGCGCAAAAAGCACGCGTGATGGATCTACCCGGTGGTTTTGCCGGTCTCTTCCGCTTGAATAATCCCGAACCTGGGCCCGCAGGTCGAAAATATGAAGACCCGGTTCTGGTTTCCGGGACCGATGGTGTCGGAACAAAAATCAAAGTGGCAATCGAGGCAGAAACTTATAATACGATCGGCATTGATCTGGTCGCCATGTGCGTGAACGACTGTCTCTGCCTGGGCGCAGAACCCTTGTTCTTTCTTGATTACATCGCGTTAGGCAAGGATGATCCCGAACGACTGGTGGAACTTATGGAAGGGGTCAGCAAAGGTTGTGTCCTCTCGAAATCAGCTCTACTGGGTGGGGAAACGGCGATCATGCCCGACCTGTACGGCGATGGTGACTTTGATATGGCCGGTTTCTCCGTCGGCGTTGTTGAACGCAACCAGGTTCTGGATGGGCATGCGATCCAGGCAGGTGATGTTGTGCTGGGGCTGGAATCGAGTGGATTTCACTCCAACGGCTATAGCCTGATCCGCAAGGTCGTCTTTGAAATGGCGGGACTGAGGATTAACGATCCCATCGAAGAGTTGAATCAGCGAACCGTCGCCAGTGTCCTGCTGGAACCCACCCGGATTTATGCTGCTGCCATCAGTTCCGTCGTTCGCAGCTATCCCGATCAGATTGTGATCAGCGGAATGGCACATATCACTGGAGGCGGGCTGGTTGAAAATATCGAGCGAATTCTGCCCGCCAACCGCCGCATTGAAATCAAGAAATCGACCTGGGAAGTCCCACCTGCATTCAGCTGGCTGCAGTCACTGGGAAATATCGATGAAGAGGAAATGTTCCGCGTCTTCAATATGGGAATCGGTATGGTCGCCATTGTCAGGGCAGATCAGGCGAAAGCAGTTCGGGAAAAACTGCACGCCAGCCATTGCCCTACTCATATCCTGGGTAAAGTTGCTCAAGGCGAAAAGCAGGTCACGCTTGTCTGA
- a CDS encoding fumarylacetoacetate hydrolase family protein, giving the protein MKLATIQTENGIQVASVIDQDNKLTFFDLSAFDESLPRSLKGILAVEGGLERAKAAAEQAQQADRQITGTLLAPIPSPGKVLCIGLNYRDHAEETGMPFPDEPVCFSKFSSSVTGSGQPIRIPSVAREVDYEAELVAVIGKTCRNVTQADALNYIAGYMNGHDVSARDWQIGRPGGQWLLGKTADTFAPTGPYLVTADEIKDANSLSIKLTLNGEVLQNSNTDKFIFTIEQVIAFVSQILTLEPGDIIFTGTPPGVGMARKPPVYLQPEDQACIEIQGLGMLHNTVEAWD; this is encoded by the coding sequence ATGAAGTTAGCGACAATCCAGACAGAGAATGGCATTCAAGTTGCCTCTGTGATTGACCAGGATAACAAGCTGACATTTTTTGATCTGTCAGCTTTTGATGAAAGCCTGCCACGATCACTAAAAGGAATTCTGGCGGTGGAAGGAGGCCTGGAGCGCGCAAAGGCAGCTGCAGAGCAGGCGCAACAGGCAGATCGACAGATTACAGGTACCTTGCTGGCACCGATTCCCTCACCAGGAAAAGTGCTCTGTATCGGTTTAAATTACCGTGACCATGCAGAGGAAACGGGCATGCCCTTCCCCGATGAACCTGTTTGCTTCAGCAAGTTCAGCAGTTCCGTGACAGGCTCAGGACAGCCAATACGGATTCCTTCTGTCGCCCGCGAAGTTGATTATGAAGCCGAACTCGTGGCGGTAATCGGAAAAACATGTCGTAACGTGACCCAGGCAGACGCACTAAACTACATCGCCGGCTACATGAACGGCCACGATGTCTCAGCGCGCGACTGGCAGATAGGACGTCCGGGCGGACAGTGGCTGCTGGGAAAAACAGCGGACACATTTGCCCCGACTGGCCCTTACCTGGTAACGGCAGATGAGATCAAAGATGCAAACAGCCTCTCCATTAAATTGACACTTAATGGAGAGGTTTTGCAGAATTCCAATACCGATAAATTTATCTTTACCATAGAACAGGTAATCGCGTTCGTGTCTCAGATATTGACACTCGAACCCGGCGATATCATCTTTACCGGTACGCCCCCCGGAGTTGGTATGGCCCGTAAACCCCCCGTATACCTTCAGCCTGAAGACCAGGCCTGCATCGAGATACAGGGGCTCGGAATGTTACACAATACCGTTGAAGCGTGGGATTGA
- a CDS encoding cold-shock protein: MATGTIKKITEKGFGFINDGQQDIFFHLSSLDGITFDQLVEGQTVEFETEKSDRGLRAVRVTTSE, translated from the coding sequence ATGGCCACTGGAACAATCAAAAAAATTACTGAAAAAGGGTTTGGCTTCATTAACGATGGCCAACAGGATATCTTTTTTCATCTCTCATCACTGGATGGCATCACATTCGATCAACTGGTTGAAGGTCAAACTGTAGAGTTTGAAACTGAAAAGAGTGATCGAGGCCTGCGTGCAGTTCGAGTTACTACTTCCGAGTAG
- a CDS encoding 3-keto-disaccharide hydrolase → MLCLSLFFCLCLGSIVSAAETSPEKKWISLFNGKDLDDWTIKIRGYDVNENFGNTFHVEDGLLKVGYDQYGEFEKKFGHLFYKTPFSHYIIRVEYRFTGEQSTGGPDWAFRNSGIMVHGQTPESMSKDQEFPVSIEVQLLGGKGTGTRTTANLCTPGTHVVMDDKLFKPHCVNSHSKTYHGDQWITVEVEVRGNKIIKHIIDGETVLSYTKPQLDPEDANAQKLIEQGAPLMLEKGTISLQSESHPIEFRKVELLNLEP, encoded by the coding sequence ATGCTCTGCTTGAGCCTGTTTTTCTGTCTCTGCCTTGGTTCCATCGTTTCTGCAGCAGAAACCAGCCCGGAAAAAAAATGGATTTCATTGTTCAATGGTAAAGACCTGGATGACTGGACGATAAAAATCCGAGGTTACGATGTGAATGAGAACTTTGGCAATACATTCCACGTTGAAGATGGCTTGCTGAAAGTTGGCTATGATCAGTACGGTGAATTTGAAAAAAAATTCGGACACCTGTTCTACAAAACTCCGTTTTCACATTACATCATTCGGGTCGAATATCGATTCACCGGAGAGCAGTCAACAGGCGGACCAGACTGGGCCTTTCGCAACAGTGGAATCATGGTCCATGGTCAGACCCCGGAAAGCATGTCGAAAGACCAGGAGTTCCCGGTTTCCATTGAAGTGCAGTTACTGGGTGGAAAGGGGACGGGAACCCGCACAACTGCCAACCTGTGTACCCCGGGCACTCACGTTGTCATGGATGATAAGCTGTTTAAACCGCACTGCGTCAACTCACATTCCAAAACCTACCATGGAGATCAATGGATCACCGTGGAAGTCGAGGTCCGCGGCAACAAAATCATCAAACACATTATCGATGGAGAAACAGTGCTCTCTTACACGAAGCCTCAACTGGACCCGGAGGATGCCAATGCCCAAAAACTGATTGAACAGGGGGCTCCTCTCATGCTCGAGAAGGGTACCATTTCGCTGCAGTCCGAAAGCCACCCGATTGAGTTTCGTAAAGTCGAACTCCTCAATCTGGAGCCATAA
- the bfr gene encoding bacterioferritin: protein MKGSQKIIDALNEGLTIELTAINLYFISSKMCKDWGFAKLAKHFYDESIEEMKHADQVIDRILYLEGVPEIARYDVIRVGKTVEEQIQNSLELEMKGVSTYNSAIELCHEEKDAGSRELMDQMVVESEESIDWCESQMELIKQVGIQNYLAGQIHE from the coding sequence ATGAAGGGTAGTCAGAAAATAATCGACGCATTAAACGAGGGACTCACAATCGAGTTGACAGCCATCAACCTGTATTTTATCTCATCGAAGATGTGTAAAGACTGGGGTTTTGCTAAGTTGGCCAAGCACTTTTATGATGAATCCATTGAAGAAATGAAACACGCTGACCAGGTCATCGACCGGATCCTGTACCTGGAAGGAGTGCCTGAAATTGCCCGCTACGATGTCATTCGTGTAGGCAAAACGGTAGAGGAACAGATCCAGAACAGCCTCGAACTGGAGATGAAAGGCGTGTCTACCTACAACTCGGCAATTGAACTGTGTCACGAAGAAAAAGATGCTGGCAGCCGCGAATTGATGGATCAGATGGTCGTTGAATCTGAAGAAAGCATCGACTGGTGCGAATCGCAGATGGAACTGATCAAACAGGTCGGAATCCAGAACTACCTGGCAGGACAGATCCACGAATAA
- a CDS encoding (2Fe-2S)-binding protein yields the protein MSTVTESQFERSTAVPVPGVATRRKFLCHCLKVTPEEVQQCITVSNAETVHEVTRGCGAGKGCTACHCRIKDLLAGACDDCGQSKRRCLCAAQPA from the coding sequence ATGTCTACCGTTACCGAGAGCCAGTTTGAACGATCAACGGCAGTCCCCGTTCCTGGGGTTGCCACACGTCGAAAATTTCTCTGCCACTGCCTGAAAGTGACACCAGAAGAAGTCCAGCAGTGCATTACAGTCAGCAATGCTGAGACGGTCCATGAAGTGACCCGTGGGTGTGGTGCAGGAAAAGGTTGCACGGCCTGCCATTGTCGGATTAAAGACCTGCTGGCAGGTGCATGCGATGACTGTGGCCAGTCCAAACGGCGTTGCCTGTGTGCGGCGCAGCCAGCTTAG
- a CDS encoding response regulator: MSKKRILVIEDDRSLSEVLAYNLRQEKYDAVVALDGMDGLRQAQLKTPDLIILDLMLPQMDGLEVCRRLRSDPVTSNILILMLTAKSEETDQVVGFTLGADDYVTKPFSVKILLERIKALLRRRESNGEASDTIVSQGVMIDRRRHRVMIDDIPISLTRSEFELLEALVRQPGRVFSRAELIDAALGDDALVLERTIDVHIRALRQKLDKHSELIETVRGVGYRFRDPDTAFKKQTT, from the coding sequence ATGTCAAAGAAACGCATTCTTGTGATAGAAGATGATCGTTCTCTCTCTGAAGTTCTCGCATACAATTTGCGGCAGGAGAAATACGATGCTGTGGTTGCCCTTGATGGAATGGACGGTCTGCGACAGGCGCAACTCAAAACACCGGACCTGATCATTCTGGACCTGATGCTTCCCCAGATGGACGGGCTGGAAGTCTGTCGTCGGCTCCGATCGGATCCGGTAACCAGTAATATTCTAATCCTGATGCTGACGGCCAAGTCCGAAGAAACGGACCAGGTGGTTGGTTTCACGTTAGGAGCCGACGATTACGTCACCAAACCGTTCAGTGTCAAGATTCTGCTGGAACGGATCAAAGCTCTGCTCAGACGCCGTGAAAGTAACGGCGAAGCATCAGATACGATTGTCAGTCAAGGTGTGATGATCGACCGCCGGCGGCATCGTGTAATGATTGATGATATCCCCATTTCTTTAACTCGGAGTGAATTTGAACTGCTGGAAGCTCTGGTTCGTCAACCTGGTCGTGTTTTCTCTCGTGCAGAACTGATTGATGCTGCTCTGGGAGACGACGCTCTGGTCCTGGAGCGAACCATCGATGTGCATATCCGGGCATTACGTCAGAAGCTGGATAAGCATTCAGAGTTAATTGAGACGGTGCGCGGTGTTGGTTACCGCTTTCGGGATCCTGATACCGCCTTCAAAAAACAAACAACGTAA
- the phoU gene encoding phosphate signaling complex protein PhoU, translating to MTKHLQRDMESLEREIITQSSLVEEMISKASRALFEVQVDLANEVMEKEHAINESEVKIEEDCLKILALHQPVAVDLRETATVLKINNDLERIADLAVNIAERTIGLSHYPNFRIPASLEPMTKVTVSMLRDAIDAFIDFDTEKARSVCKRDDIVDGYNREIINEIYQLMQTDPNLIKPALHFFSSARHIERIADHTTNIAEDVIYLTEGEIVRHRHKETFST from the coding sequence ATGACAAAACACCTACAGCGGGACATGGAGTCACTTGAGAGAGAGATCATCACACAATCTTCGCTGGTTGAAGAGATGATCTCCAAGGCCAGTCGTGCCCTTTTCGAAGTTCAGGTTGATCTGGCGAATGAAGTCATGGAGAAAGAACACGCCATCAACGAAAGTGAAGTCAAGATTGAAGAAGATTGTCTGAAAATTCTGGCGTTACATCAACCGGTCGCCGTGGATTTACGTGAGACGGCGACCGTGTTGAAAATCAATAATGATCTGGAACGGATTGCCGACCTGGCTGTGAATATCGCGGAACGGACCATTGGGTTGTCACACTATCCCAACTTTCGAATTCCCGCTTCTCTGGAACCGATGACGAAAGTCACTGTCTCCATGCTGCGTGATGCCATTGATGCCTTCATTGATTTTGATACAGAAAAAGCACGCAGCGTCTGTAAGCGTGATGACATTGTTGATGGTTACAACCGGGAGATTATCAATGAAATTTATCAGTTGATGCAGACGGATCCCAATTTGATTAAACCGGCATTACATTTCTTTTCTTCAGCTCGCCACATAGAACGTATTGCCGACCATACAACTAATATTGCTGAAGATGTTATCTACCTGACTGAGGGTGAGATTGTTCGCCATCGGCATAAGGAAACATTTTCTACCTGA
- the pstB gene encoding phosphate ABC transporter ATP-binding protein PstB, protein MASTPSVKNNMQPSDKTTSDHSKGPIVRPSIPEGKNMRTADELAQATEKISVSDLSFYYSENRALTDISLSIPERCVTAFIGPSGCGKSTFLRCLNRMNDMIEGTRVEGKILLEGQDIYSSRTDIVTLRKRIGMVFQKSTPFPKSIFDNVSFGPKIAGIRKKKDLFEIVERSLQRSALWDEVKDRLSESALNLSGGQQQRLCIARALANDPDILLMDEPASALDPASTARIEDLIFELKEQYTIVIVTHNMQQAARVSDQAAFFYQGLLIESGATEELFTNPKKQQTEDYITGRFG, encoded by the coding sequence ATGGCTTCAACACCTTCGGTTAAAAATAATATGCAACCATCCGACAAGACGACTTCAGATCACTCTAAAGGCCCGATCGTCCGTCCTTCCATTCCGGAAGGAAAGAATATGCGGACGGCCGACGAATTGGCACAGGCCACTGAAAAAATCAGTGTGAGTGATTTGTCGTTTTATTATTCGGAGAATCGTGCTTTAACCGATATTTCGCTTTCCATACCAGAACGCTGTGTGACTGCCTTTATTGGTCCATCTGGTTGTGGCAAATCAACATTTTTACGATGTCTCAATCGAATGAATGACATGATTGAAGGGACTCGGGTAGAAGGAAAGATTCTGCTGGAAGGGCAGGATATCTATTCGTCTCGAACTGACATTGTCACTTTGCGTAAACGGATTGGAATGGTATTCCAGAAGTCGACTCCCTTTCCCAAGTCCATTTTTGACAATGTTTCTTTTGGTCCCAAGATCGCCGGCATCCGCAAGAAAAAAGATTTATTCGAGATTGTAGAACGATCACTGCAGCGTTCTGCACTCTGGGATGAAGTGAAGGATCGTTTAAGTGAATCGGCCCTCAATCTTTCAGGGGGGCAGCAGCAGCGGCTGTGTATAGCACGGGCTCTGGCAAATGATCCGGATATTCTGCTGATGGATGAGCCGGCTTCCGCACTGGATCCGGCATCAACAGCGCGGATTGAAGATTTGATTTTTGAGCTGAAAGAACAGTATACGATCGTCATTGTGACGCATAATATGCAGCAGGCCGCGCGTGTTTCTGACCAGGCCGCGTTTTTCTATCAGGGGTTGCTGATAGAATCGGGGGCGACTGAAGAGTTGTTTACGAATCCCAAGAAACAACAGACCGAAGATTATATTACAGGCAGATTCGGATAA